The Bacteroidetes bacterium GWF2_43_63 sequence CTTCGGCGGCCTGCAAGGTTGTTTTTCCATAAGTAGCGATCAATTGTTCGCCCTGAGTGTATTTTGGAAAATTATGTTTCAGCGAGACAATCCCGCTGGGACTAAAGAAGCAAAGAAGATCAAATGCGGTGATATCAATATCTTTAAGGTCAGCACTTTCGTTTTTATAGATGACGGCTTTCTGAAAGTTTACGTTATTGGCCGTCAGCATTGAATACAATTCTTCGTTGGGGGAGTCATTGCAGGGAAGCACCAGTTTCTCGTCCTTGTGTTTTTTCAGCAGCGGCAACAGGCTCTGATAGGTTGAATCGCCGTAAAAAATCTTGCGCTTGCGGAATTGAATATATTTCTGCAAATAAAAAGCAATCTGGTCGGAAGTACAGAAATACTTCATGTTTTCCGAAATCTCGATCCGAAGATCTTTGGCAAGTGCGAAGTAATTTTCAATGGCGTTGCGGCTTGTAAAAATTATTCCGGTAAATTCGGCCAGATTAATTCTTGACTGGCGGAATTCGGCTGAACTAAGCCCTACAACAGCAAAGAATTTTCGGAATTCAAACTTAACGTTGTGCTTTGTAATAAGTTCCTGATAGGGCGTTTTTTCAATTTCAGCCGGCTTGGGTTGCGATACCAGAATGTTCTTTATTTTCACCACAGTTGAGATATTTGAGATTGAAATTATTGTGAAATGCGCTCTGCAATTAGTTTTAAGGCAAATGCAACGGGAACGATTTCGACGGTGCAAAAATACAAAATAAAATAAAACAAGCCGTAGGTTGTTTCTAAAATTCCTGTATAGAGAGAAAGTAGTATCCTGTAAGCCTGTAGCAGCGCTACGAAACCAAGGGTGATATACCAGAAGATTTGAGCAACAGGGCTGAACGCAACAGCGAACAACATTAAAGGCAGTACTGTTGCCAGCATGGCCATTATGAAATAATCCCGATAAAGATACTGTTCAGTGATTTCGGATGTCATGTAAACCACTTTTGCCAGATATATAATCAGGTATCTCAAAATATAATATCCACTGAAACCTGCCAACAGTAGCAACAAGGTCTCAAAACCATTTTCAGCCGGAATAATCTCTTTGTGAAAAAGCCAGAGCCAGGTTCCGACAGCCAGGCATAAAGCCGTGTTAAGGACGATGATGTAGGTTGACAGGTGGTTGCCGATGCTGAAATTCCGCATAAAGATCGAAGCAAATCGATTGTTGAAGGCCGCTCGGAAAGCGCCCTGAATTCTCTGGAAATCCACTCTCACCAGCCAAAGCGAAATGAGCAGAGGAACGACAAGGGCTGTAATAAACAAAAAATCGTCGGGGTTGTTTTTTTTTGTTTCCGGAGCAGGATTTCCTATGTCGGTGTTTGTGAAAAACCGACCGCTCGAAGAATAATCACTGGCAGTCGTTTGTCGGATTATAGTTGAATCCGGATTTTCTGAAAACAATACAGGAGCTTCATCCATGGTGCGGCCATGCAAATAAAGCGCTGAAGTGGTGTCTTCAACTCTGAACGGCATGAATGTCTGCGGCGAAATCTCCACGGGTTGATGTTTTCGAGGTGCAAAGGTACAAATTTAATGGCTCAACGCTTGCCGCGGACCGCGCAGAACATCGTGAGTGGAAAGTTATCAAGTGAAAAAGTTGAAAGGCGACGTAAGAAACACTACGCAGAGAGTATAGCGCATGACTTTGACATTTTTATCTTTTCACTTTTATCTTTTGTCTTTTATCTTTTGTCTTTTTGTATTCGCTCTCGCTCTGATTTCTACAACCTCTCTGCGTTGCTGACTGTGTCACGTTTTACGTGAAAGCGACCTGTCACGATTGCTATCGTGAGCGTTGGAGAATTTGTCTTTAAGCATCTGGTGCGATTTATAAGTGGTTTTACTGAAATTGATATTTTTACGGCAACCAAACATCATATTATTAAAACAAAAAACAAATAAGAAGTGACAAAAAATAAAATATTTCATATCATTGTACATTCAATTGTGAAGTTGCCATGAAAACAAAATCAATTAATAATATTTTCGCTCTCGCACTCATTCTGTTCACTGTTTTGGGTTGTGGCAAATTTGAGGATGGGCCAAAAATAAGTTTCAGGTCTGTGATGAATAGAATATATGGGACATACAGGGTTGAATATGTCTCAAAAAACGGAGAGGATCTGACAAATTACTGGAAGTCGTATTACGATCTTAGTTTCAAAATTTATTCTCCGTATTATGAACGACCTGATGATTCTCCATCCTTGGAGGTATCTGGTTTTATCGAATGCAATGATTCGTTAATAAGCTATGCAGCAGGATATCAGACATTTATTCAAATCGATAAAAATGTATATATCCCGATGTATAATTACATGATTGATACGGCATTGTATCCAGACCGGCATTTTTACCCTTTGTTGATTACAACAGAGGAAGGTGGCGTAATGTTCAGAGTGACCCGGTTAACCGATGACGAAATGTGGCTTTTTCTTGATGATGATAACGACGTGTATGAAATAAAAATGAGAGAATAGGTATGATACGGTCTGGACTTGCACTAAAGATTTTTTGCAAAAACAGCCAATCTTTGGGTGGAAGCTCCGGCACTCTGCTCAACAAAATAGAAGAACTCCCCCTTTGTGTGATTGATCTGAAAAAGGAAAACGAGAAATTGAGAAAAATGATTGAAAGTGTTTCAAATTAACCGTTAACCAAACCCCAATGAAAACAAAATCAATCAGGAATATATTCGCTCTCGCTCTCATTCTCTTCACTGTCTTTGGTTGTAGCAAATATGAGGATGGGCCTTTGATTAGCTTTCGTTCAG is a genomic window containing:
- a CDS encoding uroporphyrinogen-III synthase, coding for MKIKNILVSQPKPAEIEKTPYQELITKHNVKFEFRKFFAVVGLSSAEFRQSRINLAEFTGIIFTSRNAIENYFALAKDLRIEISENMKYFCTSDQIAFYLQKYIQFRKRKIFYGDSTYQSLLPLLKKHKDEKLVLPCNDSPNEELYSMLTANNVNFQKAVIYKNESADLKDIDITAFDLLCFFSPSGIVSLKHNFPKYTQGEQLIATYGKTTLQAAEAAKLRVDIPAPTPNAPSMTMAIDEFIKASKKKK